The following coding sequences are from one Propionispora vibrioides window:
- a CDS encoding reverse transcriptase domain-containing protein, with product MSFLYLHYVLDLWFTVKIKRECRGEAYIIRYCDDFVCFFQYQDDAEDFYGKLKERLRKFNLEIAEEKTKIIEFGRFAVERRNKRGEGKPGTFDFLGFTHYCSQNKNGN from the coding sequence ATGTCTTTTTTATACCTGCACTATGTACTGGACTTGTGGTTTACGGTAAAGATAAAGCGGGAATGCAGAGGCGAAGCCTACATAATCCGGTATTGTGATGACTTTGTATGCTTCTTTCAATACCAAGATGATGCGGAAGATTTCTACGGTAAGTTGAAAGAACGATTAAGAAAATTCAACCTAGAGATAGCAGAGGAGAAAACAAAGATCATCGAATTCGGACGTTTCGCCGTGGAAAGGCGGAACAAAAGAGGGGAAGGCAAACCAGGGACATTCGACTTTCTCGGCTTCACCCATTACTGCAGCCAAAACAAGAACGGAAACTT
- a CDS encoding pentapeptide repeat-containing protein has protein sequence MSKKPAKSKLLMPNLPNELPLASINELREEDSVALSLIQDCTLGTQTAANVAISQVLFKNVVFNSVHWPALKLTDTVFDQCDLSNVDFTHCFMDRVQLTNCKLGKGLGTVVVS, from the coding sequence ATGAGTAAAAAACCCGCTAAGTCTAAATTATTAATGCCCAATCTGCCGAACGAATTGCCCTTGGCATCTATAAATGAGCTTCGTGAGGAAGACTCCGTGGCACTCAGCCTGATACAAGACTGTACATTGGGAACTCAGACTGCCGCAAATGTTGCCATTAGCCAAGTTCTGTTTAAGAATGTTGTTTTTAACTCTGTACATTGGCCGGCCCTCAAACTAACTGATACTGTTTTTGATCAATGTGATCTTTCCAATGTAGATTTCACTCATTGTTTTATGGACCGTGTACAGTTAACCAACTGCAAGCTGGGAAAAGGCTTGGGGACGGTGGTTGTGTCTTGA